In a single window of the Podarcis raffonei isolate rPodRaf1 chromosome 14, rPodRaf1.pri, whole genome shotgun sequence genome:
- the PIGQ gene encoding phosphatidylinositol N-acetylglucosaminyltransferase subunit Q, whose translation MVLKIFFPICCSAAESGLLVGRWIPEQNSAVILAVIHFPFIPGQVKQYLSEMQHATQVKLSVLGSWTKTKQAKEENLDRFLEDLGTIFSHDPWIQLSKEKGSKFWSCSASWKDSNGNEEDENILVYYDQRKVMLSQLHPAQDQVVSSDQKRVEASKLVAVFDTVAKSKLLFMKDRYDEGPVKLTHWQSEGVEASIIVELLKQASVPACMLITFLLSLVCGVCKSRVLTFWPLSFIWSKLSTCEQLGHRLQHLQIISSRRKAPNQTQLMRKANIFLSLLIDMTLGILLMSWLYQKNRIGHLANALVPMADHVAQQLQDLLQWLMGVPAGLKMNRALDQVLGRFFLYHIHLWISYIHLMSPFIEMILWHVGLSACLGLTVALSIVSDIIALMTFHIYCFYVYGARLYCLKIYGLSSLWRLFRGKKWNVLRQRVDSCSYDLDQLFIGTLLFTILLFLLPTTALYYLVFTLLRLLVVIVQGLIHLLVDLINSLPFYSVILRLCRSYRLASGVKFRVLEQEAGKPLRLLMQINPLTYGRVVQLYRLPTYSCYPKDSWGSLCKKLLVGELIYPWKHKGEKQD comes from the exons ATGGTGCTTAAGATATTCTTCCCCATTTGCTGCTCGGCAGCTGAAAGTGGCCTGCTGGTTGGACGATGGATCCCAGAACAGAACTCCGCTGTTATCCTGGCTGTGATCCACTTCCCTTTTATTCCTGGTCAGGTAAAGCAATATCTCTCCGAAATGCAACATGCAACACAAGTCAAGCTGTCTGTTCTGGGCTCATGGACTAAAACCAAGCAAGCAAAAGAAGAGAATTTGGACAGGTTCCTTGAAgaccttggcaccattttttcacATGACCCCTGGATCCAACTCAGCAAGGAGAAAGGAAGCAAGTTTTGGAGCTGTTCCGCCTCTTGGAAAGACTCTAATGGCAATGAGGAAGATGAAAATATCTTGGTTTATTATGACCAGCGTAAAGTGATGCTGTCGCAGCTTCACCCCGCACAGGACCAGGTTGTATCTTCTGATCAGAAGAGAGTGGAGGCTTCCAAATTAGTTGCGGTGTTTGACACAGTTGCAAAGAGCAAGTTACTATTCATGAAGGACAGGTATGATGAGGGGCCTGTCAAGCTCACCCACTGGCAGTCAGAAGGAGTAGAAGCCAGTATTATTGTGGAGCTGCTGAAACAGGCCTCTGTTCCTGCATGTATGCTGATAACTTTCCTACTTTCACTTGTGTGTGGAGTCTGCAAAAGCAG AGTGTTGACGTTTTGGCCCTTGTCTTTCATCTGGAGCAAGCTGTCAACTTGTGAGCAGCTGGGGCACCGGCTGCAGCACCTCCAAATTATCAGTAGCAGGCGGAAGGCTCCAAATCAGACTCAGCTAATGAG AAAAGCCAAcatatttctttctcttctgATTGACATGACTCTTGGGATACTACTGATGTCCTGGCTGTACCAGAAGAATCGAATTGGTCATCTTGCCAATGCCCTTGTTCCAATGGCTGAT CATGTGGCCCAGCAGCTCCAGGACCTTCTGCAGTGGCTGATGGGTGTGCCAGCTGGTTTGAAAATGAACAGAGCTCTGGACCAAGTGTTGGGGCGGTTCTTCCTTTATCACATTCACCTTTGGATTA gttaTATCCATCTGATGTCTCCTTTCATTGAGATGATCCTCTGGCATGTTGGCTTATCAGCCTGTCTAGGCCTGACAGTGGCCCTTTCCATCGTCTCTGATATCATTGCACTCATGACCTTTCACATCTACTGTTTTTATGTCTATGGAgccag GCTCTACTGCCTCAAAATCTATGGCTTGTCGTCACTGTGGCGCTTGTTCCGTGGGAAGAAGTGGAACGTCTTGAGGCAACGCGTGGACTCCTGCTCCTACGACTTGGACCAG ctATTCATCGGCACTTTGCTGTTTACCATCTTGCTGTTTCTTCTGCCCACAACCGCACTGTACTATTTGGTCTTTACCTTG CTCCGTCTACTGGTGGTGATTGTACAAGGCTTGATCCATCTGCTAGTGGACCTCATCAACTCGCTGCCCTTTTATTCAGTCATTCTGCGGCTCTGCCGATCCTACAGACTTGCAT CTGGTGTGAAGTTCAGAGTCCTGGAGCAGGAAGCTGGGAAACCTCTTCGACTTCTAATGCAG ATAAACCCTCTGACCTATGGCCGCGTGGTGCAGCTGTACAGGCTCCCAACATACAGCTGCTACCCCAAGGACTCCTGGGGCTCTTTGTGCAAGAAGCTGCTTGTTGGAGAGCTGATCTACCCTTGGAAGCATAAAGGAGAGAAGCAGGACTGA